A genomic window from Sulfurospirillum multivorans DSM 12446 includes:
- a CDS encoding ATP-binding protein, giving the protein MWSNIKTSLIVQIRLLFVISLVVILGLWGFFYIRQKHLQDEHNMARYFSIASSLQPVLLQSFSVSDEDLKEYNVKIFTQKPSSEAKMLYHKGDEFKGFSLFSYQGKKVMYVYNPIGSLYLEDLEEDYALILIHSIFAILLGLQTILFMVSKKMLTPLMDVERHFTRMEGGDYSEVAITSQYKEINQITHSYNKAIRHISYLLETREMFNKIFMHEMKTPLAKGMFYLKNEPSLKTHEQIHTVFEAINTQLNTFKTLEELIGKNETILPHPHALNSLLEEVSQTLHVKDTDAIQTKGCEGYTLYGDKELWLVCLKNILDNALQYSKNHTVSLTCKENKLYISNVGEPLPIDISQNLHSWKLDKTQRHKSSTGYGFGLFIIQKTVHLNGYTIDYTYENAHVTLIISPK; this is encoded by the coding sequence TTGTGGAGTAATATCAAAACCTCATTAATCGTACAAATCAGGCTTTTATTTGTGATCTCCCTTGTGGTCATTCTTGGACTGTGGGGATTTTTTTATATTCGCCAAAAACACCTGCAAGACGAACACAATATGGCGCGTTATTTTAGTATCGCAAGCTCACTGCAACCCGTACTGCTTCAATCTTTTAGTGTGAGTGATGAAGATTTGAAAGAGTATAACGTTAAAATATTCACCCAAAAGCCCTCGAGCGAAGCAAAAATGCTCTATCATAAAGGAGATGAATTTAAAGGCTTCAGCCTCTTTTCGTACCAAGGGAAAAAGGTGATGTATGTGTACAATCCTATAGGCTCCCTTTATTTGGAAGATTTAGAAGAGGATTATGCGCTCATTTTGATTCACTCCATTTTTGCTATCTTGTTGGGACTTCAAACGATTTTATTTATGGTTTCAAAAAAAATGCTCACACCGCTTATGGATGTGGAGCGACACTTTACACGAATGGAAGGTGGGGATTATTCTGAAGTGGCAATCACCTCGCAGTATAAAGAAATCAATCAAATCACCCACTCCTACAACAAAGCCATCCGTCACATTAGCTACCTATTAGAAACGCGCGAGATGTTTAATAAAATATTTATGCATGAGATGAAAACACCTTTGGCAAAAGGAATGTTTTACCTTAAAAATGAGCCCTCGCTCAAAACACATGAACAAATCCACACGGTGTTTGAGGCGATTAACACTCAGCTCAACACCTTTAAGACCTTAGAAGAGCTTATTGGTAAAAATGAAACGATTCTGCCTCACCCTCATGCGCTAAACTCCCTTTTAGAAGAAGTTTCACAAACCTTACATGTAAAGGATACGGACGCTATACAAACAAAGGGGTGTGAAGGCTATACGCTGTACGGAGATAAAGAGTTGTGGTTGGTTTGTTTAAAAAATATACTCGACAATGCCTTGCAATATTCCAAAAACCATACAGTATCTCTTACATGTAAGGAAAATAAACTCTACATTTCCAATGTAGGAGAACCGCTTCCTATTGATATTTCTCAGAATTTACACAGTTGGAAATTGGATAAAACACAAAGACATAAGAGCTCAACGGGGTATGGATTTGGTCTTTTTATCATTCAAAAAACCGTCCATCTTAATGGCTATACGATAGACTATACTTATGAGAACGCTCATGTCACTTTAATAATTTCCCCAAAATAA
- a CDS encoding molybdopterin-dependent aldehyde oxidoreductase produces the protein MLKRTLIINGVKTTLVTDAEEKLSDVLRKQLGLTGTKVGCNSGECGTCTVIYNGKVVRSCILKMKKIVDNDEIITIEGVGTKDKLHPLQVSWMVHGAAQCGYCTPGFIVSAKGLLDQNTNPTREEVRDWFQKNKNLCRCTGYIPLVDAVMDAAKLMRGEITIKDIWKELPEGASLVGSEFIRPSALAKVMGTWDFGADLGLKLPSNTLHAKLVQAEVSHANILSIDTEEAKKVPGVVAVLTYKDVKGTNRINGLAFPTNKGDGLDRPILNDKKIFQYGDAIAIVLAENEKAAHAGVEKVKVELEVLPAYMNAPDAMADDAIEIHPGTPNVYFTNHISKGAETSSIMKEAPYVVEDSFYTQRQPHLPLEPDVGFAYVNDEGKLIVHSKSIALHFHALMIAEGVGMKAEDVFIVQNNTGATFGYKFSPTMEGLLGVATLATGRPVYLEFDMKQQITYTGKRSPFWTTMKMAADKNGKILALESDWSVDHGPYSEFGDLLTQRGFQFGGAGYMIPNIRGNGRTVCTNHGWGSAFRGYGSPEIMFPSEVLIDELAEKVGMDPFEFRFKNIYRPGDTTPTGCSPDVFCLEELFDKSRPVYTLAKKTAAKKNANAAADKKYGVGVSVNIYGCGLDGPDSSEAWAELTKNGVAVGNSWEDHGQGADIGTLTFAHETLKPLHLKPEQIDLVLNDMTKTPNSGPAGGSRSNVVTGNATVVACRNLLEAMKKTDGTYRTYDEMVAEGRELKYMGKWTAPCTDTPPTDGQGNPFAAYMYGVCIAEVEVDTKTGKTNVEKMTLASDVGTIINKLVVDGQMYGGLVQGIGLALTEDFDDLKKHTTLTGCGIPKIKDVPDSLDLIYTEYQRPNSLLGASGAGEMPLAAPHAAIINAIYNACGARVTHLPARPEKVLAAMA, from the coding sequence ATGTTAAAAAGAACTTTAATCATTAATGGCGTTAAAACCACTTTGGTGACAGACGCCGAAGAGAAACTATCCGATGTGCTGCGAAAACAGCTAGGACTCACAGGCACAAAAGTAGGCTGTAATAGTGGTGAATGCGGTACGTGTACCGTTATTTACAATGGCAAGGTCGTGAGATCGTGTATTTTGAAAATGAAAAAAATTGTAGACAATGATGAGATCATCACGATTGAAGGGGTGGGTACAAAAGATAAACTTCACCCACTTCAAGTTTCATGGATGGTGCATGGCGCGGCGCAATGCGGTTATTGTACGCCTGGTTTTATCGTCTCAGCTAAAGGTCTTTTAGATCAAAACACCAACCCAACACGCGAAGAAGTTCGTGATTGGTTCCAAAAAAACAAAAACCTCTGCCGTTGTACAGGCTATATTCCTTTAGTCGACGCGGTGATGGACGCTGCTAAATTAATGCGCGGTGAAATCACGATCAAAGATATTTGGAAAGAGCTTCCAGAGGGTGCTTCGTTGGTGGGTTCAGAGTTTATCCGTCCTTCCGCACTGGCAAAAGTCATGGGAACATGGGATTTTGGTGCCGATTTGGGTCTAAAACTACCATCCAATACCCTTCATGCCAAACTCGTTCAAGCCGAAGTTTCTCATGCCAATATTTTATCGATTGATACTGAAGAAGCCAAAAAAGTTCCGGGTGTTGTTGCCGTTCTTACCTATAAAGATGTCAAGGGAACCAACCGCATCAATGGTTTGGCGTTTCCTACCAATAAGGGTGATGGCTTAGATCGACCAATATTAAATGATAAAAAAATCTTTCAATACGGCGATGCGATTGCAATTGTTTTGGCTGAAAATGAAAAAGCGGCGCATGCGGGTGTCGAGAAAGTCAAAGTCGAACTTGAAGTCTTACCTGCGTACATGAATGCACCTGACGCGATGGCAGATGATGCGATTGAGATTCACCCAGGTACTCCGAATGTTTACTTTACCAACCACATCAGCAAAGGAGCCGAAACCAGCTCTATCATGAAAGAGGCACCTTATGTTGTGGAAGATAGCTTTTATACACAACGACAACCTCACTTACCCTTAGAGCCCGATGTTGGTTTTGCGTATGTTAATGATGAGGGAAAATTGATTGTTCACTCTAAGAGTATTGCGCTTCACTTTCATGCGTTGATGATTGCAGAGGGTGTGGGTATGAAAGCCGAAGACGTTTTCATCGTTCAAAACAATACGGGAGCTACGTTTGGTTATAAATTTAGCCCGACGATGGAAGGTTTACTTGGGGTTGCAACCCTTGCTACGGGAAGACCTGTGTACCTTGAGTTTGATATGAAACAACAGATCACCTATACGGGTAAACGATCACCTTTTTGGACAACGATGAAAATGGCAGCAGACAAAAATGGCAAAATCTTAGCGTTAGAGTCTGATTGGAGTGTGGATCATGGACCATATTCTGAATTTGGTGACTTGTTAACACAACGCGGTTTCCAATTTGGTGGAGCGGGCTATATGATCCCTAACATTCGTGGTAATGGGCGAACCGTTTGTACGAACCATGGTTGGGGCTCAGCATTTCGCGGATATGGTTCACCTGAGATCATGTTCCCTTCCGAAGTGCTTATTGATGAGTTGGCTGAAAAAGTCGGCATGGATCCGTTTGAGTTTAGATTCAAAAATATTTACAGACCAGGCGATACAACCCCAACAGGATGTTCTCCCGATGTTTTTTGTTTAGAAGAGCTGTTTGATAAAAGCCGACCAGTGTACACATTAGCGAAAAAGACAGCGGCGAAAAAGAATGCCAATGCAGCAGCAGATAAAAAATACGGTGTGGGCGTTTCGGTCAATATCTACGGGTGTGGCTTAGATGGCCCTGACTCTTCCGAAGCGTGGGCAGAGCTGACCAAAAACGGTGTCGCAGTCGGCAATTCATGGGAAGATCACGGTCAAGGTGCTGATATTGGCACGCTTACGTTTGCACATGAAACCTTAAAACCTCTGCATCTTAAGCCAGAGCAAATTGATTTGGTACTGAATGATATGACCAAAACACCGAACAGTGGCCCAGCAGGTGGAAGTCGCTCCAATGTGGTTACGGGTAATGCAACCGTTGTGGCATGCCGCAATTTGCTTGAAGCGATGAAAAAAACAGATGGCACATACCGAACCTATGATGAGATGGTAGCCGAAGGAAGAGAGCTCAAATACATGGGTAAATGGACAGCACCATGCACCGATACACCACCAACGGATGGTCAAGGTAACCCATTTGCGGCTTACATGTACGGTGTTTGTATCGCGGAAGTCGAGGTCGATACGAAAACGGGTAAAACCAATGTTGAAAAAATGACACTCGCTTCGGATGTCGGTACGATCATCAATAAACTCGTTGTTGATGGGCAAATGTACGGCGGTTTGGTGCAAGGCATTGGTTTAGCGCTTACTGAAGACTTTGATGATCTTAAAAAACATACCACCTTGACAGGGTGCGGTATTCCTAAAATCAAAGATGTTCCTGATTCTTTGGATCTTATCTACACAGAATACCAAAGACCAAACAGCTTATTAGGTGCTTCAGGTGCGGGTGAAATGCCTCTTGCTGCGCCTCATGCAGCGATTATCAATGCGATTTACAATGCGTGTGGTGCGAGAGTGACACACTTACCAGCACGCCCTGAGAAAGTTTTAGCAGCGATGGCGTAA
- a CDS encoding FIST N-terminal domain-containing protein, with protein sequence MKTYNFCYETGSVHSIIDFSLFETEKNVLVQLFCGQGKAVLQEISDIILTQIPHAICIGTTTDGEIFGEAITTLRTVISISIFENTFIKTAYSNHEDSFQCGVNIASDLVSSNTKLLILFSDGTRMNAEEFLKGVESYDATIPICGGMAGDNGKFEQTYISSQKTLLGEGVVGISLNSDALHVATDYKFDWKPIGLKHTITKVTENRVYLIDGMKAAEFYDKYLGGNFSQTEFPLILEKYGVTMARAVIAKHNDGSLSYSGNFSEGDKVRIGFGDAESLMKDPIDVLENLHTINAETYYVFSCMARRRFMPFLIKLGIGSFSKTAATSGFFTYSEFYHQNGHNKLLNQTLTVVALSESITNTAMATSSNKEEIKKKTPYSKTIESLTHLIEQSARDYDEQSKRLEKQRRYSNTLLASHKQFLRYTVHEMNTPLSVIMNNIELHEMEFGKSTYLENIEVAAKSIFSMYDDLSYLVKKDQINYVKRPIDLIDYIRCRIDFFAQVADKAKSMFLFETNCNEAMIFFNETKLQRIIDNNLTNAIKYTFENEKIVISIYKDADSCHFCIASHSRKIQKPEKIFEEFYREEEAQDGFGLGLNLVKRICKEENVKITLHSDEAITSFSYQFKIEDA encoded by the coding sequence ATGAAGACATACAATTTTTGTTATGAAACAGGTTCGGTGCACAGCATCATTGATTTTTCGCTCTTTGAAACGGAAAAAAATGTTTTAGTCCAACTCTTTTGTGGGCAAGGAAAAGCTGTACTGCAAGAGATCAGCGACATTATCCTCACCCAAATTCCCCATGCCATTTGTATCGGAACGACCACCGATGGAGAGATCTTTGGTGAGGCGATCACGACACTTAGAACCGTCATCTCCATTAGTATTTTTGAAAATACTTTCATTAAAACGGCCTACAGCAACCATGAAGACTCTTTTCAATGCGGTGTGAACATTGCCTCTGATTTGGTGAGCTCCAACACAAAACTCCTCATTCTTTTCTCCGATGGCACACGTATGAATGCCGAAGAGTTTTTAAAAGGAGTGGAATCGTATGATGCGACCATACCCATTTGCGGTGGCATGGCAGGTGATAATGGGAAGTTTGAGCAAACCTATATTTCATCCCAAAAGACCCTTTTAGGCGAAGGTGTGGTCGGGATTTCATTAAATTCTGATGCTTTACATGTAGCGACCGATTATAAGTTTGATTGGAAACCTATCGGGCTTAAGCATACCATTACGAAAGTAACAGAAAATAGAGTTTACCTGATCGATGGCATGAAAGCGGCTGAGTTTTACGATAAATACCTCGGCGGTAACTTCTCACAAACAGAATTTCCCCTCATTCTCGAAAAGTATGGCGTCACCATGGCAAGAGCCGTCATCGCCAAACATAACGATGGAAGTCTGAGTTACAGTGGCAATTTTAGCGAAGGTGACAAAGTCCGCATCGGCTTTGGCGACGCTGAGTCGTTGATGAAAGATCCCATAGACGTTTTAGAAAACTTGCACACGATCAACGCAGAAACGTATTATGTCTTCTCCTGTATGGCACGAAGACGGTTTATGCCGTTTTTAATTAAACTGGGCATTGGCTCGTTTTCAAAAACAGCGGCAACCTCAGGGTTTTTTACCTACTCAGAGTTTTACCACCAAAACGGCCACAACAAGCTGCTCAACCAAACACTCACCGTCGTTGCCCTCAGCGAATCCATCACAAATACAGCTATGGCAACCTCTTCAAACAAAGAGGAGATTAAAAAGAAAACCCCCTACTCTAAAACGATTGAATCGTTAACCCACTTGATTGAGCAGAGTGCGCGCGATTACGACGAGCAGTCTAAACGCTTAGAGAAACAAAGACGCTACTCCAACACACTTTTAGCATCCCACAAACAGTTTTTGCGCTACACCGTTCATGAGATGAACACGCCTCTGAGTGTCATCATGAACAATATTGAACTGCATGAGATGGAGTTTGGGAAAAGTACTTACTTGGAAAATATCGAAGTTGCGGCGAAAAGCATCTTTTCGATGTACGATGATTTGAGTTATTTGGTGAAAAAAGACCAAATCAACTATGTGAAGCGTCCCATTGATTTGATCGATTATATCCGCTGTCGCATCGACTTCTTTGCGCAAGTAGCGGACAAAGCCAAATCCATGTTTCTCTTTGAAACCAATTGCAATGAAGCGATGATCTTCTTTAATGAGACCAAATTACAACGCATCATCGACAACAATCTCACCAATGCGATCAAATACACCTTTGAAAATGAAAAAATTGTCATCTCTATCTACAAAGATGCGGACAGCTGTCATTTTTGCATCGCGTCGCATTCGCGAAAAATTCAAAAACCCGAGAAAATCTTTGAAGAATTCTACCGTGAAGAAGAGGCACAAGACGGCTTTGGGCTCGGACTCAATCTCGTTAAAAGAATCTGTAAGGAAGAAAACGTGAAAATTACACTGCACTCCGATGAAGCCATCACATCCTTTTCATACCAATTTAAAATCGAGGACGCATGA
- a CDS encoding DVU_1557 family redox protein → METKIDTTSPWMCDKCQKALVSQKVKVRYLEGNFEVELLKCPTCNMVFISEDLALGKILEVEKSLEDK, encoded by the coding sequence ATGGAAACTAAAATCGATACAACAAGCCCATGGATGTGCGATAAATGCCAAAAAGCATTGGTGTCACAAAAGGTTAAAGTGCGCTATTTGGAAGGAAATTTTGAAGTCGAGCTTTTAAAATGCCCTACCTGTAACATGGTCTTTATCAGTGAAGATTTGGCTTTAGGGAAAATTCTTGAAGTCGAAAAAAGCTTGGAGGACAAGTAG
- the trsM gene encoding DVU_1556 family methyltransferase gives MNVYESSCMQEATGETLRPGGFKLTEQAVHFCALNKQMRILDLGCGMGATAAYLYQMYGIKLVGIDPSPKLLDIAKAKNPFATFVKGSGDALPFDNNQFECVLAECTLSLMNDLHVSLKEVYRVLENGGWFVINDVYAKIPEALSSMDNFSMTSCMRGMHDLLSLKEMLEKIGFEIMLVEDCSQLLKELMVKIIFSHGSMGAFWGKTIEGEAAHTSCSFNQNIKQCKPGYFMLIAKKGEANNG, from the coding sequence GTGAATGTCTATGAGAGCAGCTGCATGCAAGAAGCCACCGGTGAAACCTTGCGTCCGGGAGGATTTAAACTGACCGAACAGGCTGTTCATTTTTGCGCTTTAAATAAACAGATGCGCATACTTGATCTTGGGTGTGGTATGGGTGCGACGGCTGCGTATCTTTACCAAATGTATGGAATAAAGCTAGTCGGCATTGATCCCTCCCCAAAATTGCTCGACATCGCCAAAGCGAAAAACCCTTTTGCGACCTTTGTGAAAGGCTCAGGTGATGCGCTACCGTTTGATAATAATCAGTTTGAGTGTGTCTTGGCGGAGTGTACTTTGTCCTTGATGAATGATTTACATGTAAGCCTTAAAGAGGTCTACCGAGTGCTCGAAAATGGCGGTTGGTTCGTGATTAACGATGTGTATGCAAAAATCCCTGAGGCACTTAGTTCGATGGATAATTTTTCCATGACATCGTGTATGCGTGGAATGCACGATCTGCTCTCTTTAAAAGAGATGTTGGAGAAGATTGGCTTTGAGATCATGCTTGTAGAAGATTGCAGCCAACTGCTGAAAGAGCTTATGGTCAAAATCATCTTTTCACACGGCTCTATGGGTGCCTTTTGGGGTAAAACCATCGAAGGCGAAGCAGCTCACACGAGTTGCTCTTTTAATCAAAACATTAAACAGTGCAAACCGGGTTATTTTATGTTAATCGCTAAAAAAGGAGAAGCAAACAATGGATGA
- a CDS encoding pyridine nucleotide-disulfide oxidoreductase/dicluster-binding protein, translated as MDLDALLEISNHCIHSEPPVCVASCPVHMDVIAFAHEIEQGDFAKAYKVMETKIPFSRLMGKICDHPCESRCVRKEVGGSIRISELEKTVIDLGYTTPKKPLLLPKNKGTVAIIGGGLSGCVTAIELDKKGYKVTIYEKTDRLGGSLWDYEGKGLETAIIEEELSIISKKGITVCYNTEVTEENLKNYSETYDAVYLGTGVWSKAYAIHPETFQVNDASLFIGGKLQLQNHSLIFSASSGKRAAVSIDRHITKTSMLASREREGVFETKLDYKIDTVKPTQTVVKRASLYSENEAQEEASRCLKCQCDACIKACVHMQRFNITPDRYIRSINHNERIVLGNRSANLMINSCTQCGLCKEVCPIGIGMADIIHATRQSMVERKKMPISAHDFALKDMQFSHSDYFSLVRKQPSKEQSKNLFYYPVIAFSQYARGLYKGSGKTGYLFYPGCQLSSTHTDYIGAIYKHLVGVIKEKDADNDVGLYLGCCGAPADWAGRLDLMPESVEKIHTTWEEMGQPTFILACSSCASTFEKYLPMIKTISLWEVFASFGLPEVDIKKGKRELCIHDACATRHNSAIHESVRSIVKTLGYTIQELEYAKEKAKCCGYGGLVACANPEQAEDFVKDRIDESEHDVLVYCAMCKDMLVKGNKRAYHILDIIYGNEVNHDTPQKMPTLSERQNNRKHLKQQLLKEIWNEEESDMSKTYDFTLHVSDEITALMEKRFILLSDVEKVVEHSLTCKERFYNPETLDFLARLRVDNVTFWVKYEESGSDITVKDVYSHRMEVVED; from the coding sequence ATGGATTTAGACGCATTATTAGAGATTAGCAATCACTGTATTCATTCAGAACCTCCCGTATGCGTAGCATCGTGTCCCGTTCATATGGATGTGATTGCTTTTGCGCACGAAATTGAACAAGGTGATTTTGCTAAAGCGTATAAGGTGATGGAAACCAAAATACCCTTTAGCAGACTTATGGGGAAAATCTGCGACCATCCTTGTGAGAGTCGCTGTGTACGAAAAGAGGTGGGTGGAAGTATTCGCATCAGCGAACTGGAAAAAACGGTGATTGATTTAGGCTACACAACTCCCAAAAAACCACTGCTTTTGCCTAAAAATAAAGGCACCGTTGCGATTATTGGCGGGGGACTTAGTGGCTGTGTGACGGCGATTGAACTGGATAAAAAAGGCTACAAAGTCACCATTTATGAAAAAACAGACCGTTTAGGTGGAAGCCTTTGGGATTATGAAGGTAAAGGGTTAGAGACCGCCATCATCGAAGAAGAGCTCTCCATTATTTCTAAAAAAGGGATTACGGTTTGTTATAACACGGAAGTGACTGAAGAAAATCTGAAAAATTATAGTGAAACATACGATGCTGTTTATTTAGGGACTGGGGTTTGGAGCAAAGCGTATGCTATCCATCCTGAAACATTTCAAGTCAATGATGCTTCCTTGTTTATCGGTGGAAAACTTCAACTACAAAACCATTCGCTTATTTTTTCGGCGAGTTCAGGCAAAAGAGCAGCGGTTTCGATAGATCGCCACATTACGAAAACTTCCATGCTTGCTTCTAGGGAGAGAGAGGGTGTTTTTGAAACGAAATTAGACTATAAAATTGATACGGTAAAACCGACTCAGACCGTGGTAAAAAGAGCCTCTCTTTACTCTGAAAATGAAGCACAAGAGGAAGCAAGCAGGTGTCTTAAATGCCAATGCGATGCCTGTATTAAAGCCTGTGTGCATATGCAACGCTTCAACATCACTCCTGATCGTTATATCCGAAGTATCAATCATAATGAACGTATCGTTTTAGGAAACAGAAGCGCCAATTTGATGATTAACTCTTGTACACAGTGTGGCTTGTGCAAAGAGGTGTGTCCTATTGGCATTGGTATGGCAGATATTATTCACGCTACGAGACAAAGTATGGTAGAGCGTAAAAAAATGCCCATCTCAGCGCATGATTTTGCCCTTAAAGATATGCAGTTTAGCCATAGCGATTACTTTTCCTTAGTGCGCAAACAACCGAGCAAAGAGCAATCCAAAAATCTCTTTTATTACCCCGTCATTGCTTTTTCTCAGTACGCACGAGGTTTGTACAAAGGCTCTGGAAAAACGGGTTATCTTTTTTACCCAGGCTGTCAGCTCAGCTCCACACACACCGATTATATTGGCGCTATTTACAAACATTTGGTGGGCGTCATCAAAGAGAAAGATGCCGATAACGATGTGGGGCTTTATTTAGGCTGTTGTGGCGCTCCTGCGGATTGGGCAGGACGGCTTGATCTGATGCCTGAGAGTGTTGAAAAAATTCACACAACATGGGAAGAGATGGGTCAGCCGACCTTCATTTTAGCCTGTTCGAGCTGTGCTTCGACGTTTGAGAAATACCTGCCGATGATCAAAACCATCTCGTTATGGGAAGTGTTTGCCTCATTCGGTTTGCCTGAGGTGGATATTAAAAAAGGTAAGCGTGAGCTTTGCATTCACGATGCGTGCGCGACGAGGCATAATTCGGCGATTCATGAAAGTGTACGAAGCATTGTGAAAACGTTAGGTTATACCATCCAAGAGCTTGAATACGCCAAAGAAAAAGCGAAATGTTGCGGTTATGGTGGTTTGGTTGCTTGCGCCAATCCTGAGCAGGCGGAGGATTTTGTTAAAGACCGCATTGATGAGAGCGAGCACGATGTGCTGGTGTATTGCGCGATGTGCAAGGATATGTTGGTCAAAGGCAATAAACGGGCGTATCACATTTTGGACATCATTTATGGCAATGAAGTTAACCACGATACCCCTCAAAAAATGCCCACACTCTCCGAGCGCCAAAACAATCGAAAACACCTCAAACAGCAGTTGCTTAAAGAGATTTGGAACGAAGAGGAGAGCGATATGAGCAAGACCTATGATTTTACCCTGCATGTTTCCGATGAAATCACCGCCCTTATGGAAAAACGATTTATTTTGCTCAGTGATGTTGAAAAAGTGGTGGAACACTCCCTTACATGTAAAGAGCGATTTTACAATCCTGAAACCTTGGATTTTCTTGCACGCCTTAGAGTTGACAATGTGACCTTTTGGGTGAAGTACGAAGAAAGCGGCAGTGACATCACGGTGAAAGATGTCTACAGCCATCGCATGGAAGTGGTGGAGGACTAA
- a CDS encoding response regulator transcription factor, whose protein sequence is MKILLLEDDILLNESITKYLTTIGHAMTSVRDGNACLSILEKERFDLLVFDINVPNMDGLSILETLHAQKKVMPVIFISALIDIEDISRAFELGCFDYLKKPFHLKELNIRIDRISKTLKKERHHKRLSTSYSFDCDAMTLYFHEEPQVLSKRQLQIIQFLTHNRGFVCSYDMFRENVWNDFDMDVDEATIRTEVNRLKSHLKEDFITNIRGIGYMVKTPSM, encoded by the coding sequence ATGAAAATTTTACTCCTAGAAGATGACATTCTCCTGAACGAATCAATTACAAAATACCTCACTACCATCGGTCATGCCATGACATCGGTGCGAGATGGCAATGCCTGTTTAAGCATCTTGGAAAAAGAGCGGTTTGACCTGCTTGTTTTTGATATTAACGTACCCAACATGGATGGACTTAGCATTTTAGAGACCTTGCATGCGCAAAAAAAAGTCATGCCCGTCATTTTTATATCAGCACTCATCGACATTGAAGACATCTCACGAGCGTTTGAGCTGGGCTGTTTTGATTATCTGAAAAAACCGTTTCATCTCAAAGAGCTCAATATCCGAATCGACCGCATTTCAAAAACCTTAAAAAAAGAGAGGCATCACAAAAGACTCTCCACCTCTTACAGTTTTGATTGTGACGCGATGACGCTCTATTTTCATGAAGAGCCCCAAGTTTTATCCAAACGACAACTGCAAATCATCCAATTCCTCACCCATAACCGAGGATTTGTCTGCAGTTACGACATGTTTCGAGAAAATGTATGGAATGATTTTGATATGGACGTCGACGAAGCCACCATCCGAACAGAAGTAAATCGCCTGAAAAGTCATTTGAAAGAAGATTTTATCACCAATATTAGAGGGATCGGGTATATGGTAAAAACCCCTTCGATGTAG
- a CDS encoding cytochrome b: MTRYTSRSVILHWLSGGLLIFLLMTGTFVLSNMPNTVEKLGSLKIHMILGIIATLLSLIRIWVIVRAPKPEALSMSPFRAMMMKANHIAIYGVIIAIGVSGFVLAQSASLGQIIFFGLEKELYGSFKDFGVGIVHGFLTKVLLFLIVMHVAGVVSYAIKSKNNIIKRMWF, translated from the coding sequence ATGACACGCTACACATCACGCTCTGTTATCCTTCACTGGCTTAGTGGAGGATTGCTTATTTTTCTTTTGATGACAGGAACATTTGTTTTGTCAAACATGCCCAATACGGTTGAAAAGTTAGGTTCTTTAAAAATCCATATGATTTTAGGCATTATTGCAACGCTTTTAAGCCTGATTCGTATCTGGGTGATTGTAAGAGCGCCAAAGCCAGAAGCCCTTTCCATGAGCCCTTTTAGAGCCATGATGATGAAAGCCAATCATATCGCCATCTATGGTGTCATTATTGCGATTGGGGTGAGTGGATTTGTGCTTGCACAAAGTGCTTCTTTAGGGCAGATTATTTTCTTCGGATTAGAAAAAGAGCTTTACGGTAGTTTTAAAGATTTTGGCGTGGGCATTGTCCATGGATTTTTAACCAAAGTGCTTCTCTTCTTAATCGTTATGCACGTTGCAGGTGTGGTCTCGTATGCCATTAAAAGTAAGAACAATATTATCAAACGCATGTGGTTTTAA